A genomic segment from Nitrospira sp. encodes:
- a CDS encoding Type IV fimbrial assembly protein PilC, with amino-acid sequence MSTFAYVGRNRQGAVKKGELTAKTRDEAVDQLRKQQVVVTSLEEKPGKGGKLTFSLGSGLTDKDLVVFTRQFGTMINAGLPLIQCLDILSTQSENKVLRETVGDVKNGVEAGSTFSDALKKHPKVFDDLYVNMIHAGEVGGLLDTILTRLAKHIEKAMKLKGQIKSAMVYPSAIVGVAVIVISVLMVWVIPIFAKMFAEMSGGKIGLPGPTQIVIDISNFFQSYWYFMGSALIGTIYAIKRYYGTVKGRVVIDRLLLKVPVVGDLIRKASVAKFTRTLGTLITSGVPLLEGLSICAKTSGNKVIEEALMNARVSISGGKTISEPLAKGNVFPKMVTHMIAVGESTGALDAMLGKIADFYEDEVDQAVAALTSLLEPIMMVVLGTIIGFIVIAMYLPIFTMAQAIQ; translated from the coding sequence ATGAGTACATTCGCCTACGTCGGACGGAACCGCCAGGGTGCTGTGAAGAAGGGGGAGTTGACCGCCAAGACGAGAGATGAGGCGGTCGACCAGCTGCGCAAACAACAGGTCGTGGTGACCAGCCTGGAGGAGAAGCCTGGCAAAGGCGGGAAGCTGACCTTCAGCTTGGGGAGCGGTCTCACCGATAAGGACCTGGTGGTGTTCACCCGCCAGTTCGGCACGATGATCAATGCCGGACTGCCGCTGATTCAGTGCCTCGACATCCTCTCCACCCAATCGGAAAACAAGGTCCTGCGGGAAACGGTCGGCGATGTGAAGAACGGCGTGGAGGCGGGATCCACCTTTTCCGACGCCCTGAAGAAACATCCGAAAGTGTTCGACGACCTCTACGTGAACATGATTCACGCCGGCGAAGTCGGCGGTCTGCTCGATACGATTCTGACCCGCCTGGCGAAGCATATCGAGAAAGCGATGAAGCTGAAGGGGCAGATCAAGTCGGCCATGGTCTATCCCTCCGCTATCGTCGGCGTGGCGGTCATCGTCATCAGCGTCCTGATGGTCTGGGTGATTCCGATTTTTGCCAAGATGTTCGCCGAGATGTCGGGTGGAAAAATCGGGTTGCCCGGTCCGACTCAGATCGTCATCGACATCAGTAATTTTTTCCAGAGCTATTGGTATTTCATGGGAAGCGCCTTGATCGGCACGATCTACGCGATCAAGCGGTATTATGGAACGGTCAAGGGCCGGGTCGTCATCGATCGACTGCTCTTGAAGGTCCCCGTCGTCGGGGACCTGATCAGAAAGGCGTCCGTCGCGAAATTCACCCGCACGTTGGGGACGTTGATCACCAGTGGCGTGCCGTTGCTGGAGGGGTTGAGTATCTGCGCCAAAACGTCCGGCAACAAGGTGATCGAAGAGGCATTGATGAACGCGCGCGTCAGTATCAGCGGCGGGAAAACGATTTCTGAGCCGCTGGCCAAGGGCAATGTGTTTCCCAAGATGGTCACCCACATGATCGCGGTCGGCGAGTCCACCGGCGCGCTCGATGCCATGCTGGGCAAGATCGCCGATTTCTACGAAGACGAAGTCGATCAGGCGGTGGCGGCACTGACCTCGCTCCTCGAACCGATCATGATGGTGGTGTTGGGGACGATCATCGGGTTCATCGTCATCGCGATGTATCTCCCGATCTTCACGATGGCCCAGGCCATTCAATAA
- a CDS encoding Cardiolipin synthase (CMP-forming), eukaryotic type Cls-II yields MNMNVPNSLTILRILLIPVYVGLLNYEQFDYALATLFIAGLTDALDGTIARVANQRTRLGEVLDPLADKLMLTTGFITLSVMHLVPLWVTILVASRDLMLMLGAAVAHFTDTQVDISPTVLGKGTTLIQLTTLVAVVFFASRRLDLAMLDPLLYLMGGVTLLSGLHYLSRGYSHITSGHA; encoded by the coding sequence ATGAACATGAATGTTCCCAACAGCCTGACGATCCTGCGGATCCTGTTGATTCCGGTATACGTAGGGTTGCTGAACTATGAGCAATTCGACTATGCCCTCGCCACGCTTTTCATCGCCGGGCTGACCGACGCCCTCGACGGCACGATCGCCCGGGTCGCCAACCAGCGGACCAGGCTCGGGGAAGTATTGGATCCCTTGGCGGACAAGCTGATGCTCACGACCGGCTTCATTACGCTGTCCGTCATGCATCTGGTGCCGCTCTGGGTCACGATTCTGGTCGCCAGCCGCGACCTCATGCTGATGTTGGGGGCGGCGGTCGCCCATTTCACCGATACGCAGGTCGATATTTCGCCGACGGTGCTGGGGAAGGGAACCACCTTGATTCAATTGACGACCCTGGTAGCCGTCGTGTTTTTTGCGTCGCGTCGGCTCGACCTCGCCATGCTCGACCCGCTCCTCTATCTCATGGGGGGAGTCACGCTGCTGTCCGGCCTGCACTACCTCTCGCGCGGTTACAGCCACATCACCTCCGGCCATGCCTGA
- a CDS encoding Beta-lactamase class C-like and penicillin binding proteins (PBPs) superfamily encodes MTASDPILSALRAAVADGIFPGAVVAVRLRGTLVYEGAVGRLSLQPSGEAVTVETSYDLASLTKVLATTTALVLLIQRGLTSLDDRIDHSLAELRGRPVGSATVRHLLMHSSGLPGWRPYYERIAATEAVQPGEVGSIAARQVLLDSIATEDLLYEKGSRSLYSDLGFMLLGFAVERLSGESLDQLCRDRIYRPLDAGPLHYLPCGPLSMAAPPSGSTLTIAPTEEDPWRGRTLHGEVHDENAFALGGVAGHAGLFGTARAVLAVAQAWMNGRRGKAGLLEPELVRWFTARQHTVPNSSWALGWDTPSAPSSSGTLFSPESFGHLGYTGTSLWIDPVKELEVVLLSNRVHPTRRNERIRAFRPLLHDLVYREFLGG; translated from the coding sequence ATGACGGCATCGGATCCAATTCTGTCGGCACTGCGGGCAGCCGTCGCTGACGGGATCTTTCCCGGCGCCGTCGTGGCGGTCCGCTTACGCGGAACCTTGGTCTATGAAGGCGCCGTCGGGCGCCTGTCTCTCCAGCCTTCGGGCGAGGCGGTGACGGTCGAGACCTCGTATGACCTCGCCTCCCTGACCAAGGTCCTCGCGACGACGACGGCGTTGGTGCTTCTGATCCAACGTGGATTGACCTCCCTGGATGATCGGATCGACCACAGCCTTGCGGAACTTCGGGGAAGGCCGGTCGGAAGCGCGACGGTGCGGCACTTGTTGATGCACAGTTCCGGCCTTCCAGGCTGGCGCCCCTATTATGAGCGGATCGCCGCGACGGAGGCGGTTCAGCCGGGGGAGGTAGGGAGTATCGCGGCGCGACAGGTGTTGCTGGACTCTATCGCGACGGAAGATCTGCTGTACGAGAAGGGCTCGCGCAGCCTCTATAGTGATCTCGGCTTCATGTTGCTGGGGTTCGCGGTGGAACGGCTTTCGGGCGAGTCGCTCGATCAGTTGTGTCGGGATCGAATCTATCGCCCGCTCGATGCCGGCCCGCTTCACTATCTGCCGTGCGGGCCGCTTTCGATGGCTGCCCCACCGTCCGGATCGACACTCACGATCGCTCCCACGGAAGAAGATCCCTGGCGTGGACGAACGTTGCACGGCGAGGTCCACGATGAAAATGCCTTTGCGCTGGGCGGGGTGGCGGGCCATGCGGGGTTGTTCGGCACCGCACGGGCGGTGCTCGCGGTCGCGCAGGCCTGGATGAATGGCCGTCGGGGAAAGGCGGGACTGTTGGAGCCGGAATTAGTCCGATGGTTCACGGCTCGGCAGCATACGGTTCCGAATTCCAGCTGGGCCTTGGGATGGGATACGCCGTCTGCCCCGTCTTCGTCGGGGACATTATTTTCTCCGGAGTCGTTCGGCCATCTCGGATATACCGGCACGTCGTTGTGGATTGATCCGGTCAAGGAACTGGAGGTGGTGCTGCTCTCGAATCGCGTGCATCCCACGAGACGGAACGAGCGCATCCGCGCCTTTCGCCCGCTGCTCCATGATCTCGTGTATCGGGAATTTCTGGGAGGCTAG
- a CDS encoding Cell division initiation protein DivIVA: MKITPIDIQQMAFPVKFRGYDREEVNRFLEELALTVENLNRENNALRDKLATTEQQVADLRRTEATLSSTLVSAQSLAEDVKRSAQRESELIVKEAELKASEIIRQARVSLSDMQRGLADLQKQRLMMVERFRATLRSFERMLEVEESEAYQPDPPSIEGKLAGESSSAR; this comes from the coding sequence ATGAAAATCACTCCCATCGACATCCAGCAGATGGCCTTTCCGGTCAAGTTTCGAGGTTATGACCGAGAGGAGGTCAACCGCTTTCTCGAAGAGCTGGCCTTGACGGTCGAGAATTTGAATCGGGAAAACAACGCGCTTCGCGATAAGCTCGCCACCACAGAGCAGCAGGTCGCCGATCTGAGGCGTACGGAGGCCACCCTCTCCAGCACGCTGGTGTCGGCGCAATCGTTGGCCGAGGATGTGAAGCGGTCCGCACAGCGGGAATCCGAGTTGATCGTCAAGGAAGCGGAATTGAAGGCGAGCGAAATCATCCGGCAAGCGCGGGTGAGCCTGTCCGACATGCAGCGTGGCCTCGCGGACCTGCAGAAGCAGCGGTTGATGATGGTGGAGCGGTTCCGTGCGACCCTGCGCTCGTTCGAGCGGATGTTGGAGGTCGAAGAAAGCGAAGCCTATCAACCGGATCCCCCGTCGATCGAGGGGAAGCTGGCCGGTGAATCAAGCTCGGCTCGTTGA
- a CDS encoding YggT family protein encodes MFVMSNVLQGLATILDTVLWLYMWVIIARALISWVNPDPWNPIVQFLERVTEPVLTPIRRLLGWRMGIDLSPMIAILILVFLQYAVVQSLRDIAVRMH; translated from the coding sequence ATGTTTGTGATGAGCAACGTGCTGCAGGGGCTGGCGACGATCTTGGATACGGTGCTGTGGCTGTATATGTGGGTCATCATCGCCCGCGCATTGATTTCGTGGGTCAATCCGGACCCCTGGAATCCCATCGTGCAATTTCTTGAACGCGTGACGGAGCCCGTGCTCACGCCGATCCGTCGCCTGCTCGGGTGGCGTATGGGCATCGACCTGTCGCCGATGATTGCGATCCTGATCCTTGTGTTTCTACAATATGCCGTGGTTCAATCGTTGAGGGATATCGCCGTGCGGATGCATTAA
- a CDS encoding Pyrroline-5-carboxylate reductase, whose translation MLRGPIAFLGGGQMAEALIGGLLTAQVGEAALICATDPIAARRDLLKSRFGIQVWTDNREAVREADLVVLAVKPQAMQAVLDDVGQALTGKLVLSIAAGVTTTWLGERIVTPRGIVRAMPNTPALVREGVTALAFQTDLAAADLAAVRSLFEAVGSVVSVEERLMDAVTGLSGSGPAYVFVAIEALADGGVKMGLPRATAELLAAQTVLGAARLVLELGEHPARLKDQVASPGGTTIAGLHHLEMGGMRSCLMAAVEAATNRSQELGR comes from the coding sequence ATGTTGAGGGGGCCGATCGCATTTCTGGGAGGCGGGCAGATGGCGGAGGCCTTGATCGGCGGCCTGTTGACGGCGCAGGTCGGAGAGGCTGCGTTGATCTGCGCCACGGATCCGATCGCCGCGCGTCGTGATCTGTTGAAATCGCGCTTCGGTATTCAGGTCTGGACGGACAATAGAGAGGCCGTTCGCGAGGCCGATCTGGTGGTCCTGGCGGTAAAGCCGCAGGCGATGCAGGCGGTGCTCGACGACGTGGGACAGGCGTTGACCGGAAAGTTGGTCCTGTCCATTGCGGCCGGCGTGACGACCACCTGGCTAGGCGAGCGGATCGTGACGCCGCGAGGCATCGTGCGGGCGATGCCCAACACTCCGGCGCTGGTGCGCGAAGGGGTGACGGCGTTGGCCTTTCAGACGGACCTCGCAGCCGCCGACTTGGCGGCGGTGCGGTCCCTGTTCGAAGCGGTCGGGTCGGTGGTCTCGGTCGAGGAACGACTCATGGATGCGGTGACCGGGTTGAGCGGGAGCGGGCCGGCCTACGTCTTCGTGGCCATTGAGGCGCTGGCCGACGGCGGAGTAAAGATGGGATTGCCGCGGGCGACCGCCGAGCTGCTGGCTGCGCAGACGGTGTTGGGCGCCGCTCGGTTGGTGCTGGAATTGGGGGAGCATCCGGCGCGGCTGAAGGATCAGGTTGCGTCGCCGGGAGGTACCACCATTGCCGGGTTGCACCATTTGGAAATGGGAGGCATGAGGAGCTGTCTGATGGCGGCCGTCGAGGCGGCTACGAACCGATCACAGGAGTTGGGACGCTGA
- a CDS encoding Pyridoxal phosphate-containing protein YggS, which translates to MDIAAKTIAARVHAVLDEIRRAAVRAGRAPETVRLVAVTKTVSVERLREAVDAGVRYVGENRLQEALPKIETLDRDAVVWHFIGTLQRRKVKSVVGRFETIHSVDSLALAEEIDRRAQEARLRQRVLLEVNLEGERSKGGFEPTALFDALPALNRLEHLDVRGLMAIPPAVPAAEDARPYFRRLRELSQALTALGFPNINMQELSMGMSHDYPVAVEEGATYVRVGTALFGARRE; encoded by the coding sequence ATGGACATAGCAGCGAAAACGATCGCCGCTCGTGTACATGCGGTACTCGACGAGATCCGTCGTGCGGCGGTCCGTGCGGGGCGTGCACCGGAAACGGTTCGTCTGGTGGCGGTGACCAAGACCGTGTCCGTCGAGCGGCTGCGCGAGGCGGTGGATGCCGGTGTTCGGTATGTCGGGGAAAACCGTCTCCAGGAGGCACTGCCGAAAATTGAGACCTTGGATCGAGACGCTGTCGTCTGGCACTTCATCGGGACCCTGCAGCGACGCAAGGTCAAGTCGGTCGTCGGCCGATTTGAGACGATCCATTCCGTCGACAGCCTGGCACTGGCTGAAGAGATCGACCGACGTGCGCAGGAAGCGAGGCTCCGTCAACGGGTCTTGCTGGAAGTGAATCTCGAAGGAGAGCGCAGCAAGGGAGGATTCGAACCGACGGCGCTGTTTGATGCGCTGCCGGCGTTGAACCGGCTTGAACATTTGGACGTTCGCGGTCTCATGGCCATTCCGCCGGCCGTCCCTGCCGCGGAAGACGCGCGTCCGTACTTTCGGCGGCTCCGAGAATTATCCCAGGCATTGACAGCGCTGGGCTTCCCGAACATTAATATGCAGGAATTGTCGATGGGGATGTCCCATGATTATCCGGTGGCGGTCGAAGAGGGCGCCACCTACGTGCGGGTCGGAACGGCCCTTTTTGGAGCGCGACGTGAGTAA
- a CDS encoding multicopper polyphenol oxidase — MLADVITVPSFVDSDDGVEHFFGTRRSALDVIPGHPSPIRSRRRSAGATVMLSVKQVHGTDALVVDQPFGEGMSFEGGWDALVTNQPGVMVTVRTADCVPVLLHDPIQRVVAAVHAGWRGAVAGIVPKTVALLVDRFGAAVGRLRMAIGPSAGSCCYEVDEPVLMRLREVFPEWRTVVEPVGAHKAHFDLRAFVRRQALAEGLQSARIATVNACTICHPDLFFSYRREGVVKSTMISGIALRSHR; from the coding sequence ATGCTGGCCGATGTCATCACGGTGCCGTCGTTTGTCGATAGCGACGACGGCGTAGAGCATTTTTTCGGAACCCGGCGTTCGGCTCTGGATGTTATACCGGGCCATCCCTCTCCGATTCGCTCGCGTCGCCGATCGGCTGGGGCAACGGTCATGTTGTCCGTGAAACAAGTGCATGGCACGGATGCATTGGTGGTCGACCAGCCTTTCGGTGAGGGCATGTCCTTCGAAGGCGGCTGGGATGCGCTGGTGACCAATCAGCCCGGTGTGATGGTGACCGTGCGGACGGCGGACTGTGTCCCGGTGCTGTTGCACGATCCCATACAACGGGTGGTGGCGGCGGTGCATGCCGGTTGGCGTGGCGCGGTGGCCGGGATCGTGCCGAAGACCGTGGCCTTGCTCGTCGATCGATTCGGAGCTGCCGTCGGGCGGCTGCGGATGGCGATCGGCCCGTCTGCCGGGTCCTGTTGTTACGAGGTGGATGAACCGGTGTTGATGCGCCTGCGTGAGGTGTTTCCGGAGTGGCGGACCGTCGTGGAACCGGTGGGAGCCCACAAGGCGCATTTCGATCTGCGTGCGTTCGTGCGTCGACAGGCGCTTGCGGAGGGCCTGCAGTCGGCACGGATTGCGACGGTCAACGCCTGTACGATCTGCCACCCAGATCTCTTCTTCAGCTACCGCCGCGAGGGTGTGGTGAAGTCCACGATGATCAGTGGGATTGCGCTTAGGTCTCACCGGTAA
- a CDS encoding Cell division protein FtsZ, whose amino-acid sequence MFSFQEEPQSPVRIKVIGVGGAGCNAINTMITGGLCRVDFVAANTDVQALERSQASYKIQIGPERTRGLGAGAKPEVGRDAALESKDEIRDSLVGADMVFVTAGMGGGTGTGAAPIVASIARELGILTVAVVTKPFQYEGHRRMSHAEEGIRDLGRHVDTLLIIPNQRLLGIVDKATPLLDAFKVADDVLRQAIQGIADVITTTGLVNVDFADVRTIMAHTGRAVMGMGIGRGSNRAQEAAQKAICSPLLEEGSVEGARGVLLNITGGPNMSLHEVEEAASIVQHAADAEANIIVGQVINPEIGDDLIVTVIATGFEREEPPAVRPVSTERPGSRTPNGRPAQQMLSGVQAVGADRPPKDLDRPTFLRRMGEQREAGERVAVVGDDEWDVPTFLRKQAD is encoded by the coding sequence ATGTTTTCATTCCAGGAGGAACCCCAATCACCCGTCCGCATCAAGGTGATCGGTGTCGGCGGGGCCGGGTGCAATGCCATCAATACTATGATCACCGGCGGGCTGTGCCGGGTGGATTTCGTGGCGGCCAATACGGATGTGCAGGCGCTCGAACGGTCTCAGGCCTCCTATAAGATTCAGATCGGTCCGGAACGGACCCGCGGGCTCGGGGCCGGCGCCAAACCGGAAGTCGGGCGCGATGCGGCACTGGAGAGCAAGGATGAAATTCGCGACAGCCTCGTCGGTGCCGACATGGTGTTCGTCACGGCCGGTATGGGCGGCGGGACCGGCACCGGAGCCGCCCCGATCGTAGCCAGTATCGCGCGTGAGTTGGGGATTCTGACGGTGGCGGTCGTGACGAAGCCGTTCCAATACGAAGGCCATCGCCGGATGAGTCATGCGGAAGAAGGTATTCGGGATCTCGGACGGCACGTCGATACGTTGCTGATCATCCCGAATCAGCGGTTGCTCGGTATCGTGGATAAGGCCACTCCCTTGCTGGATGCGTTCAAGGTGGCGGACGATGTCTTGCGCCAGGCCATTCAAGGCATCGCCGACGTGATTACGACCACCGGGCTGGTCAACGTCGATTTCGCCGACGTGCGGACCATCATGGCCCATACGGGTCGTGCGGTCATGGGTATGGGGATCGGGCGAGGTTCGAACAGGGCGCAGGAAGCGGCACAGAAGGCGATTTGCAGTCCCTTGCTCGAAGAGGGCAGCGTCGAAGGCGCGCGCGGGGTGTTGTTGAACATCACCGGCGGTCCGAACATGTCGTTGCATGAGGTAGAAGAAGCCGCGTCGATCGTGCAACATGCGGCGGATGCCGAGGCGAATATCATCGTCGGGCAAGTCATCAATCCCGAAATCGGCGACGACCTCATCGTGACCGTCATTGCCACGGGATTCGAGCGAGAGGAGCCACCGGCCGTGCGACCGGTTTCCACCGAGCGTCCTGGGTCGCGGACTCCCAACGGACGACCTGCTCAACAGATGCTGAGCGGCGTCCAGGCGGTAGGGGCCGACCGCCCGCCAAAGGACCTCGATCGTCCGACCTTTTTGCGACGGATGGGCGAGCAGCGGGAAGCGGGAGAGAGGGTGGCGGTGGTCGGCGACGACGAGTGGGATGTGCCGACCTTCTTGCGCAAGCAGGCCGATTAG
- a CDS encoding Cell division protein FtsA, translating into MSRVSKRDHILVGLDIGTTKICAIVAEVPEEGPLNIIGVGSCPSRGLRKGVVVNIESTVESIKKAVEEAELMAAVQINSVYTGIAGSHISGENLKGVVALKKQEVTRDDISRAVESARTLAVIPHERRILHVLPREFMVDDQEGVREPLGMSGNRLEVNVHVITGAVTSAQNIIKSVNRAGLDVVDIILQPLASSEAVLSAEERELGVAMVDLGGGTTDLAIFLDGSIRHTAVLPIGGQNLTKDLAIGLLTSQTDAEKIKVQQGIARTDLVHGHQTVEVPSVGDRPPRQFTRRDIAEILEPRVEEMFDLVKREIVRAGYEGMLGAGVVITGGTSLLEGMPDAAEKGLNLPARRGMPTGIGGLRDIVSNPMHATGVGLLLHARQHADNLEAAGIRHGRGLGKVFDRMRSWMFEFF; encoded by the coding sequence GTGAGCCGAGTGTCGAAGCGGGACCATATCCTGGTGGGGCTGGATATCGGGACCACCAAGATTTGTGCGATCGTCGCCGAAGTGCCGGAGGAGGGACCGCTGAATATCATCGGCGTCGGCTCCTGCCCGTCGCGCGGCCTCCGCAAAGGTGTGGTGGTCAATATCGAGAGTACGGTGGAGTCGATCAAGAAGGCGGTGGAAGAGGCGGAGTTGATGGCGGCCGTACAGATCAATTCCGTCTACACGGGCATCGCCGGCAGCCACATTTCCGGAGAAAATCTCAAGGGAGTGGTGGCCCTTAAGAAACAGGAAGTCACCAGGGATGACATCAGCCGGGCCGTGGAAAGCGCACGGACTTTGGCAGTGATTCCTCACGAACGGCGGATTCTGCACGTGTTGCCGCGCGAATTCATGGTCGATGACCAGGAAGGGGTCCGGGAGCCGTTGGGCATGTCCGGCAACCGGCTCGAAGTGAACGTCCATGTGATCACCGGGGCCGTGACCTCGGCGCAGAACATCATCAAGAGCGTCAACCGGGCGGGGCTCGACGTGGTGGACATCATCCTGCAGCCGCTCGCCTCGAGCGAAGCGGTCTTGAGTGCGGAGGAGCGCGAACTGGGCGTCGCCATGGTCGATCTGGGCGGCGGGACGACCGACTTGGCGATCTTTCTCGACGGCAGCATCCGCCATACGGCCGTGCTCCCGATCGGCGGACAGAATCTGACGAAAGATCTGGCGATCGGGCTGCTGACCTCGCAAACCGACGCGGAAAAAATCAAGGTGCAACAGGGTATCGCCCGCACAGACCTGGTGCATGGCCACCAGACGGTGGAGGTGCCGTCCGTGGGCGACCGTCCGCCGCGGCAGTTCACGCGCCGGGATATCGCTGAAATTCTCGAACCGCGGGTCGAGGAGATGTTCGACCTGGTGAAACGGGAGATCGTCCGGGCCGGGTACGAAGGGATGCTCGGCGCCGGCGTCGTCATCACTGGCGGCACCTCGTTGCTGGAGGGGATGCCGGATGCGGCGGAGAAGGGACTGAACCTTCCGGCTCGCCGAGGCATGCCGACGGGGATCGGCGGGTTGCGTGACATCGTCAGCAACCCGATGCATGCGACCGGTGTCGGACTGCTCCTGCATGCGCGCCAGCATGCAGATAATCTGGAGGCAGCCGGCATCCGTCACGGCCGGGGGTTGGGAAAAGTGTTCGATCGCATGCGGTCGTGGATGTTCGAGTTTTTCTAA
- a CDS encoding Cell division protein FtsQ yields MSLRWRRTTRAEKVNPRANARLEVSFNGREETERGGYWARLGRGLMISLRVIATVTVLVGGCSGLFVLARELGPLTREWFLVRSVSVTGLHQVTRKEVLSRLALKPDTALYSVNPSWLTERLRTHPWIKDATVTLKPLHEIHIAVVERVPAVVVRTLTENLLTDAEGVLLAHLGSADDPTLPILSGVEGKRLLQGKPEDRRAVQVGAALARMVGQTTGGRPDIDVGNFNNLVVLVQGVTFQFSEASMDRQWSRFLTMRSALRDVAFDGEGARANEIDLRFADRVIVRERG; encoded by the coding sequence ATGTCTCTGCGATGGCGCCGCACCACACGTGCAGAAAAAGTGAATCCGCGGGCCAACGCGCGACTGGAGGTTTCCTTCAACGGCCGTGAGGAAACCGAGAGAGGTGGCTATTGGGCGAGGTTAGGGCGTGGGCTGATGATCTCTCTCAGGGTGATCGCCACGGTGACCGTCTTGGTCGGCGGTTGTTCCGGGCTCTTCGTGTTGGCCCGCGAGTTGGGACCACTCACGAGAGAATGGTTTCTGGTGCGCTCCGTGTCCGTGACCGGCTTGCATCAGGTGACCAGGAAAGAAGTGCTCAGTCGGTTGGCGTTAAAGCCCGATACGGCACTCTATTCCGTCAATCCCTCGTGGCTGACCGAACGGCTCAGGACTCATCCTTGGATCAAGGATGCGACGGTGACGTTGAAGCCGTTGCATGAAATTCATATTGCTGTGGTGGAACGGGTGCCGGCGGTCGTGGTCCGGACCTTGACGGAGAATCTCCTGACTGATGCGGAGGGGGTCTTGCTGGCGCATCTTGGGTCGGCGGACGATCCGACCTTGCCGATTCTCTCCGGCGTCGAAGGGAAGCGGCTGCTGCAGGGCAAACCGGAAGACCGTCGCGCAGTCCAGGTCGGCGCGGCCTTGGCCCGCATGGTCGGACAGACGACCGGAGGGCGACCGGACATCGATGTGGGGAACTTCAACAACCTGGTGGTGCTGGTGCAGGGCGTGACGTTTCAGTTCAGCGAGGCATCGATGGATCGACAGTGGTCTCGGTTCCTCACTATGCGGTCCGCTTTGCGTGATGTGGCCTTTGACGGCGAGGGCGCCAGGGCGAATGAAATCGATCTTCGCTTTGCCGACCGCGTCATCGTTCGGGAAAGGGGGTGA
- a CDS encoding D-alanine--D-alanine ligase, whose amino-acid sequence MDVTERKPLTRSKIGVLMGGRSSERDVSLKTGEAVYRSLVRSGYDAVAIDVGPDLQQTLREQSVEVAFLALHGPGGEDGAIQGFLETLGIPYTGSGVRASAVGMHKVVTKTQLAAQGIPVPRGATVLRGTAPSLGRLLASCKVKLPVVVKPASQGSTIGVTILRKPSQWKEALRLAHRYDEEAMVEAFVPGHEVTLSLLGGPDGTVTGLPAVEIVAPNGFYDFSAKYEKGRTQYLCPAPLSAAVSRQIRELAIKTYRVLGCNGAARVDFRITPKGKPYVLEINTLPGMTETSLLPMAAGQAGLSYDALTERILQSALQRAGVGSFRVVR is encoded by the coding sequence ATGGATGTGACCGAACGGAAGCCGCTGACTCGTTCAAAGATCGGGGTGTTGATGGGAGGCCGATCCTCGGAACGAGACGTGTCTCTCAAGACCGGCGAAGCCGTGTATCGCTCCCTGGTGCGGAGCGGCTATGACGCGGTGGCCATCGACGTCGGACCGGATCTCCAACAGACCTTGCGGGAGCAATCCGTGGAGGTAGCGTTTCTGGCCCTGCACGGACCGGGAGGCGAGGACGGCGCGATACAAGGATTCTTGGAAACCCTGGGCATTCCCTATACGGGGTCGGGTGTGCGGGCCAGTGCCGTCGGTATGCACAAGGTGGTGACCAAGACACAATTGGCCGCTCAGGGGATTCCGGTTCCGCGGGGAGCGACGGTGTTGCGAGGAACGGCTCCGAGCCTGGGGCGTCTGCTCGCCTCGTGCAAGGTGAAGTTGCCCGTGGTCGTCAAGCCGGCGAGCCAAGGCTCCACCATCGGTGTGACCATCCTCCGCAAGCCTTCCCAATGGAAAGAAGCCTTGCGGCTGGCCCATCGATACGACGAAGAGGCGATGGTCGAGGCCTTTGTTCCCGGGCATGAAGTCACGCTGTCGCTGTTGGGTGGACCGGACGGAACCGTGACCGGCCTGCCGGCCGTCGAGATCGTCGCCCCGAACGGGTTCTACGACTTCTCCGCCAAATATGAAAAGGGTCGAACGCAGTATCTCTGCCCGGCGCCCCTGTCCGCCGCCGTGAGTCGGCAGATCCGAGAACTGGCGATCAAGACGTATCGAGTGTTGGGGTGCAACGGGGCCGCGCGGGTGGATTTTCGCATCACGCCGAAGGGAAAGCCTTATGTGCTGGAAATCAATACCCTGCCGGGGATGACGGAGACGAGTCTGCTGCCGATGGCGGCTGGCCAGGCCGGCCTTTCGTACGACGCCTTGACCGAACGGATTCTTCAGTCCGCGCTCCAGCGGGCCGGAGTCGGCTCGTTTCGAGTCGTGAGGTAG